From Allofrancisella guangzhouensis, a single genomic window includes:
- a CDS encoding Rne/Rng family ribonuclease has product MKKILINSKNSEEIRIATLDNGKLIDLDIENVDREQKKANIYKGYISRIEPSLNAIFVNYGEEKNGFLPFKEVSEYYLKDTPTGENIAHLLSEGQELIVQIDKEERGDKGAALTTFITLAGSYMVLLPNNPEGGGISRRVEGEDREKLKKYLKDLNIPKNMSVIARTACVECSFGELKHDFDTLVELWQSITQAYHKIKKPALLHKESDIIVRTVRDHLKEDVKEIIVDSKECFDDVKRQLSLLRQSFDINKVKLYNEELPLFTQHGIDQQIENAYKREIRLPSGGSIVIDTTEALVAIDVNSSRSNKAEDVETTAFKTNLEAAEEVARQLRIRDLGGLVIVDFIDMSFYPNRKQVEEKLMEALQQDKARIQMSRISKLGLVEISRQRLSSSINESVMQKCPRCEGHGFIKTTQATALTILRKVRAEAMKDDTNEIRVQVPVDMAAYILNEKRENIVDIERISNVKVIIIPNFNMESPKFQMQRIWGASYKSNRTSPELIEDVYNLEIPKAGKKKIAAVDLTKTVETKVSEKKEEQQQDQQSEILETKIEKKSLFAKLANAIFGTKDKSETPQTQPNKKDLNENNSQKNSKPNNKNKENNEKEKIGGNKPLNNTNKDDSTNSNNKNRHDRDNNQRNNKNNYNNERNTKNKKNDDTDRRSSNKNNSRSSNININDAEEVVDITKEKYKSQITENPIDNVKKIISRNPDEFISVMVKDILDNYDSLKSDNAKKITTEEKVKTQKYLKFDTVSVDAELANTFETTDKKEAKIELKIDQQELTPTETTEKPKQPTKKTETKKATQVTTVTEEKVDIDLEEKDSKKSTKPKADAAKKTTKPAKEKVEDKKVKQESINEYISYSAAVDFESQKLI; this is encoded by the coding sequence ATGAAAAAAATACTAATTAACAGTAAAAATAGCGAAGAAATTAGAATTGCTACTCTAGATAATGGTAAACTAATTGACCTAGATATTGAAAATGTTGATAGAGAACAAAAAAAAGCTAATATTTACAAAGGTTATATATCAAGAATTGAGCCAAGTTTAAATGCTATTTTTGTAAATTATGGTGAAGAGAAAAATGGTTTCTTACCATTCAAAGAAGTATCTGAATACTATCTAAAAGATACCCCTACTGGAGAGAATATTGCTCATCTTTTATCTGAAGGTCAAGAACTAATAGTACAAATAGATAAAGAAGAGCGTGGCGATAAAGGTGCTGCCTTAACTACTTTCATCACTCTAGCGGGCTCATACATGGTACTTTTACCAAACAACCCTGAAGGTGGTGGCATTTCACGTCGCGTTGAAGGAGAAGATAGAGAAAAATTAAAAAAATATCTAAAAGATTTAAATATCCCTAAAAACATGAGTGTAATAGCTAGAACAGCGTGTGTGGAATGTTCTTTTGGAGAATTAAAGCATGATTTTGATACGCTAGTAGAGTTATGGCAATCTATCACACAAGCTTACCATAAGATAAAAAAACCTGCATTACTACACAAAGAAAGCGATATTATCGTTAGAACTGTTAGAGATCATCTAAAAGAAGATGTAAAAGAAATTATAGTAGATAGCAAAGAATGCTTTGATGATGTCAAAAGACAGCTTAGCTTACTAAGACAAAGCTTTGATATAAACAAAGTTAAATTATACAATGAAGAACTACCTCTGTTCACTCAACATGGCATCGACCAACAAATAGAAAACGCGTACAAAAGAGAAATACGTCTACCTTCAGGTGGCTCTATAGTGATAGATACAACTGAGGCTCTAGTAGCTATAGATGTAAATTCTTCAAGATCCAATAAAGCTGAAGATGTTGAAACTACAGCATTTAAAACAAATTTAGAAGCTGCTGAAGAAGTTGCTAGACAGCTTAGAATCAGAGACCTTGGGGGACTTGTAATTGTTGATTTTATTGACATGTCTTTCTATCCAAATAGAAAGCAAGTTGAAGAAAAACTGATGGAGGCTTTACAGCAAGATAAGGCTCGTATTCAAATGTCTCGTATTTCTAAACTTGGACTTGTTGAAATCTCAAGACAGCGTCTAAGTTCGTCTATAAATGAAAGTGTAATGCAAAAATGTCCTCGTTGTGAAGGTCATGGTTTTATAAAAACTACTCAAGCTACAGCTCTTACAATATTGCGTAAAGTCAGAGCTGAGGCAATGAAAGATGATACTAATGAGATCCGTGTACAAGTCCCTGTAGATATGGCTGCGTACATACTAAATGAAAAAAGAGAAAATATAGTTGATATTGAAAGAATCTCAAATGTTAAGGTTATTATCATCCCTAACTTTAATATGGAATCTCCTAAATTCCAAATGCAAAGAATTTGGGGAGCAAGCTACAAATCTAACCGTACAAGTCCAGAACTCATCGAGGATGTATATAATCTTGAAATACCAAAAGCTGGTAAGAAAAAAATTGCGGCTGTTGATTTAACTAAAACTGTTGAAACTAAAGTTTCTGAAAAGAAAGAAGAGCAGCAACAAGATCAACAATCCGAAATACTTGAAACAAAAATTGAGAAAAAAAGTTTATTTGCTAAGTTAGCAAATGCTATCTTTGGTACTAAAGATAAATCAGAAACACCTCAAACTCAACCAAATAAGAAAGATTTAAATGAAAACAATTCACAAAAAAATAGTAAGCCTAATAACAAAAATAAAGAGAATAATGAAAAAGAGAAGATTGGAGGTAATAAACCTCTAAATAATACAAATAAAGACGATAGCACTAATAGTAATAATAAAAATCGTCATGATCGTGATAACAACCAACGTAATAATAAAAACAACTATAATAATGAGCGTAATACTAAAAATAAGAAAAACGACGATACTGATAGACGCTCAAGCAACAAAAATAATAGCAGGTCTAGCAATATAAACATTAACGATGCTGAAGAAGTAGTTGATATCACCAAAGAGAAGTATAAATCTCAGATTACTGAAAACCCAATTGATAATGTTAAAAAAATTATATCAAGAAACCCAGATGAATTTATCTCCGTTATGGTTAAAGATATTTTAGATAACTATGATAGCCTAAAAAGTGATAATGCTAAAAAAATAACAACTGAAGAAAAAGTAAAAACCCAAAAATATCTAAAATTTGATACTGTTTCTGTTGATGCTGAGTTAGCTAATACTTTTGAAACTACAGATAAAAAAGAAGCTAAAATAGAACTTAAAATAGACCAACAAGAGTTAACTCCTACTGAAACTACTGAAAAACCTAAGCAACCCACCAAGAAAACTGAAACTAAAAAAGCCACTCAAGTAACTACAGTTACTGAAGAAAAAGTAGATATAGATTTGGAGGAAAAAGATTCTAAGAAATCTACAAAGCCAAAAGCAGATGCTGCTAAAAAAACAACAAAACCTGCTAAAGAAAAAGTCGAAGATAAAAAAGTAAAACAAGAGTCCATTAATGAATATATAAGTTACTCTGCTGCTGTAGACTTTGAATCTCAAAAACTAATATAA
- a CDS encoding cysteine desulfurase family protein — protein sequence MSFIYLDYAATTPLSKTVKNKLIDYINNDDSYFFNSGSSTYEKAKNISDQIELARADIAKTLGVLNREIIFTSGATESNNLAIKGIVQAYQDKGKHIITSKAEHKAVLDVCKYLETQGCKVTYLEVDSRGRVDTLDLEKAITEQTILVSLMAVNNELGTMNDLIKIGEITKRNMVFFHVDAAQGYGKVNLDIKAMNIDLLSVSGHKIYSPKGVGFLYVRSRVPRVKLVKQIHGGTQEFGIRAGTLPNYQIFALAEACKDIFTHKEENYRHIIKLRDMFLEQLSKIENIKINTDLQNSYPGILNVTIKGVKAETLLAMLDEVCLSMGSACNSKAIEPSHVLRAIGLNTEEADSTIRVSFGLPTTEKEVIKAVSFIKEKVRILRMLSPFSTF from the coding sequence ATGAGTTTTATCTATCTAGATTATGCTGCTACGACGCCTTTAAGCAAAACAGTTAAAAATAAACTTATAGACTATATAAATAATGATGATAGCTATTTTTTTAATTCAGGGTCATCTACCTATGAAAAAGCTAAAAATATAAGTGATCAGATCGAGCTAGCAAGAGCAGATATTGCTAAAACTTTAGGGGTTTTAAATAGAGAGATAATATTCACATCAGGAGCTACTGAATCAAACAATTTAGCTATAAAAGGTATCGTCCAAGCTTATCAAGATAAAGGAAAACATATAATCACATCTAAGGCTGAGCATAAGGCTGTTTTAGATGTTTGTAAATATCTAGAAACTCAAGGGTGTAAAGTAACTTATTTAGAGGTCGATAGTAGGGGTAGAGTAGATACTTTGGACCTTGAAAAAGCTATTACTGAACAAACTATCTTAGTAAGCTTAATGGCTGTAAATAATGAGTTAGGTACTATGAATGATCTAATTAAAATAGGAGAGATTACTAAACGTAATATGGTATTTTTTCATGTGGATGCCGCTCAGGGTTATGGTAAAGTAAATTTAGATATTAAAGCTATGAATATTGATTTGTTATCAGTGTCTGGACATAAAATATATTCTCCCAAAGGAGTAGGTTTTTTGTATGTAAGATCAAGGGTTCCTAGAGTTAAGTTGGTAAAACAAATTCATGGTGGCACTCAGGAGTTTGGTATACGAGCTGGGACATTGCCTAACTATCAGATTTTTGCGTTAGCTGAAGCTTGTAAAGATATATTTACTCATAAGGAGGAAAATTATAGGCATATTATTAAGCTGCGTGATATGTTTTTAGAGCAGCTTAGCAAAATTGAGAATATAAAAATAAACACAGATTTACAAAATAGCTACCCAGGTATTTTAAATGTAACTATTAAGGGGGTAAAAGCAGAAACTTTATTAGCTATGCTTGATGAGGTTTGTTTATCAATGGGATCAGCTTGTAATTCTAAAGCAATAGAGCCATCACACGTTTTAAGAGCAATAGGTTTAAATACAGAGGAAGCTGATAGTACGATTAGGGTTTCTTTTGGTTTACCAACAACTGAAAAAGAAGTTATTAAAGCAGTAAGTTTTATAAAAGAAAAAGTAAGAATTTTAAGGATGTTGTCACCATTTAGTACGTTTTAG
- the recO gene encoding DNA repair protein RecO — translation MKDKLYDFYILHQRKYKENSLLVSIFTSEFGKLSGIIRTNKKQQNLYQPLTKLQGQIRFSKRDTGLNKIYNIEFVDSFYKKSYINLLALQYINELIFLLLSYSHEDDTLFKKYDFMVSNMNDDNYKYLLRFFELELLESLGQGVYVEQDLDGYNIEPAKDYDVLFTGFRESMIAVTNSVKGLNLMKIREPLYKWSEQDLKTISRITRLKLDGILAGKQLKSRKLLLDYLNLKR, via the coding sequence ATGAAAGATAAGCTCTATGATTTTTACATATTACACCAGCGTAAATATAAGGAAAACTCTTTACTAGTTTCCATATTTACAAGTGAATTTGGTAAACTTTCTGGGATCATAAGAACTAATAAAAAACAGCAGAACTTATATCAGCCATTAACTAAATTACAAGGTCAGATTCGTTTTTCTAAAAGAGATACAGGTTTAAATAAAATTTATAACATAGAGTTTGTAGACTCTTTTTATAAAAAATCATATATTAATCTTTTAGCTTTACAGTATATAAATGAGCTTATTTTTTTACTTTTAAGTTATTCTCATGAGGATGACACCCTTTTTAAAAAATATGATTTTATGGTTAGTAATATGAATGATGATAATTATAAATATTTGTTGAGGTTTTTTGAGTTGGAACTTTTAGAGAGCTTAGGACAAGGTGTTTACGTTGAGCAAGACCTTGATGGCTACAATATAGAGCCAGCTAAAGATTATGATGTTTTATTTACTGGGTTTAGAGAATCTATGATAGCAGTTACTAACTCTGTTAAAGGATTAAACCTTATGAAAATAAGAGAACCACTTTACAAATGGTCAGAACAAGATTTAAAAACTATATCTAGAATTACAAGACTAAAGTTAGATGGTATTTTGGCAGGTAAGCAACTTAAAAGCAGAAAACTTTTATTGGATTATTTAAATTTAAAGAGATGA
- a CDS encoding VTT domain-containing protein gives MDTITALLHIILHLDEFVSTYINILGDWTYLLLFIVIFCETGLVVTPFLPGDSLLFAVGLTGAVTTLNVHLIAPILVLAAICGDSCNYFLGRLIGKRIFKDDAKILKTAHLLKAQNFFNKYGGRAIIIARFTPLIRTLLPFTAGMSKMNYVKFVALGAVGAFIWVYSIIYIAFWFSNNAFVRKYFGLFIILIVVISLIPPTISFIKALRSKFSANNSSL, from the coding sequence ATGGACACTATTACAGCATTGTTGCATATTATCTTACACTTAGATGAGTTTGTAAGCACTTATATTAACATATTGGGCGACTGGACTTATCTACTACTTTTCATAGTCATATTTTGTGAAACTGGACTAGTAGTTACACCATTTTTACCTGGTGATTCACTACTTTTTGCAGTTGGATTAACAGGTGCTGTTACTACATTAAATGTTCATCTAATTGCTCCTATTTTAGTCTTAGCTGCTATTTGCGGAGACTCGTGTAACTATTTCTTAGGTAGGCTAATTGGTAAAAGAATTTTTAAAGATGATGCTAAAATATTAAAAACAGCTCACCTTCTTAAAGCTCAAAATTTTTTTAACAAGTACGGAGGTAGAGCAATAATTATTGCTAGATTTACACCATTAATTAGAACTCTACTACCTTTCACTGCTGGTATGAGTAAAATGAATTATGTCAAATTTGTAGCATTAGGAGCAGTAGGTGCTTTTATTTGGGTATACTCTATAATATATATAGCTTTCTGGTTTAGTAATAATGCTTTTGTAAGAAAATACTTTGGTTTATTTATAATTTTGATAGTTGTTATTTCTTTAATTCCACCTACAATATCTTTTATCAAAGCTTTAAGAAGCAAATTTTCAGCAAATAACTCATCTCTTTAA
- a CDS encoding VTT domain-containing protein, whose product MFEFIIHFNSYINYFVDTLGVWFYILLFIIIFCETGIVLGIFFPGDSLLFTIGLTAAATNINIHTAVFTICVAAIIGDSCNYITGKLIGEKMFRPHAPILKSAYLEKTKLFLEKNGTKAIIFSRFIAFVRTLTPFVAGISRMNYTRFVILGSISAIIWSFSITYTVYFFSENKYIKENLSLIIMIVIVAVIGQMILKYIFNKIKTKRS is encoded by the coding sequence ATGTTTGAGTTTATAATACATTTTAACTCTTATATAAACTATTTTGTTGACACTCTAGGAGTGTGGTTTTATATTTTACTCTTTATAATTATATTCTGTGAAACTGGTATAGTTTTAGGAATATTTTTTCCTGGAGATTCTTTACTCTTCACGATCGGTTTAACAGCGGCTGCAACTAATATTAATATCCATACGGCTGTTTTTACAATATGTGTAGCTGCTATAATTGGTGACTCTTGCAACTATATCACAGGCAAGCTTATAGGTGAAAAGATGTTCCGCCCACATGCTCCTATACTTAAATCTGCATATTTAGAAAAAACCAAATTATTTTTAGAAAAAAATGGGACTAAAGCAATCATATTTTCACGTTTTATTGCTTTTGTAAGAACATTAACACCTTTCGTAGCTGGGATTAGTAGGATGAATTACACTAGATTTGTTATCTTAGGTTCAATTTCAGCTATTATCTGGTCTTTTTCTATCACTTACACTGTTTATTTTTTTAGTGAAAATAAATATATAAAAGAAAATTTAAGTTTGATAATTATGATTGTAATAGTTGCAGTTATAGGACAAATGATATTAAAGTATATCTTTAATAAAATAAAAACAAAAAGATCTTAA
- a CDS encoding BolA family protein has product MDISTLVDQIEQCILSKLDSKANIKISDETYKHVKHKSYTEGKYHLFLEIESNKLNSISKLSSHKQVYASLGDLMAYVHALSIKIKPEQVDV; this is encoded by the coding sequence ATGGATATTTCGACTTTAGTAGATCAAATAGAGCAATGTATATTATCTAAACTTGATTCTAAAGCAAATATTAAAATCAGCGATGAAACTTACAAACATGTTAAACACAAAAGTTATACCGAAGGAAAGTATCACTTATTTCTAGAAATAGAATCTAATAAACTTAACTCTATTTCCAAATTATCATCACATAAGCAGGTATATGCATCTCTTGGTGATTTAATGGCATATGTGCACGCCTTATCTATTAAAATTAAACCGGAGCAAGTCGATGTTTGA
- a CDS encoding 5-formyltetrahydrofolate cyclo-ligase, whose product MNKSQIRKQLLQIRNSLPNKDLLSEDIASKVIKYINQNFTIPRIASFLSLKDEVNTKTINNNFEVYLPIIHPFIKHGLWFVKDNKLYYKNKYKINEPIYSITKVIAPWELDIIIIPLVGFNKQKYRMGMGGGFYDYSLHFKKIFNYPLSIGIAFDEQQNNDIIIDRHDIQLDVIITPTRIL is encoded by the coding sequence ATGAATAAGTCACAAATACGTAAACAACTATTACAAATACGTAATAGCCTTCCCAATAAAGATCTATTATCTGAAGATATTGCTAGTAAAGTTATTAAATACATAAACCAAAATTTTACAATTCCTAGAATCGCTAGCTTCCTATCTTTAAAGGATGAAGTTAACACAAAAACTATAAATAATAATTTTGAAGTTTATCTACCAATAATACATCCCTTTATCAAACATGGATTATGGTTTGTAAAAGACAATAAATTGTATTACAAAAACAAATATAAGATTAATGAACCCATATACTCGATAACTAAAGTTATAGCACCTTGGGAGCTTGATATAATAATAATCCCGTTAGTAGGATTCAATAAACAAAAATACCGTATGGGTATGGGTGGTGGGTTTTATGACTATTCTTTACATTTCAAAAAAATTTTTAATTACCCATTAAGTATAGGTATAGCCTTTGATGAACAACAAAATAATGATATCATCATAGATAGACATGACATACAACTTGATGTAATAATTACCCCAACAAGGATTCTATAA
- the recF gene encoding DNA replication/repair protein RecF (All proteins in this family for which functions are known are DNA-binding proteins that assist the filamentation of RecA onto DNA for the initiation of recombination or recombinational repair.), with amino-acid sequence MYISNLRLQNFRNIQSKSFDFSSNINFIIGKNGSGKTSILEAIYFLSHSRSFRSSQLNRIVNLDADEFIIFAKAYNPDEITVAISRKKNGGSISKLNLEIQKNHAEITRNLPIQLINPEAFNLINSGVQQRCKILDWGAFYLDKTFLKIWQQTKFLVKQRNSALKQNYPHTYIVSIDKKLNEFGNILDLKRQTYFTKLKPKIYEILAKFNSDLQLNIEYYRGWNSDKSLTEVLTESYNYDNKYKITNHGPHKADIVLTINNKPIQDIFSRGQQKLVICAIKLAQGELHNLENENKCIYLIDDITSELDNNHTQTLFDYLKKLSSQVFITTTEENKIIDFIEQDSHIIIIKDS; translated from the coding sequence ATGTATATATCTAATTTACGACTTCAAAATTTTAGAAATATACAATCTAAAAGTTTTGATTTTAGCTCTAATATCAACTTTATCATTGGCAAAAATGGTTCTGGAAAAACTTCTATACTTGAGGCTATATATTTTTTATCTCATAGTAGGTCATTTCGTAGCTCTCAGCTAAATAGAATAGTAAACCTTGATGCTGATGAGTTTATCATATTTGCAAAAGCTTATAATCCTGATGAAATAACAGTAGCTATATCACGTAAAAAAAATGGTGGTAGTATTTCTAAACTTAACTTAGAAATACAAAAAAATCATGCTGAAATTACTAGAAATCTACCTATACAACTAATCAATCCTGAAGCTTTTAATTTAATTAATTCTGGGGTCCAGCAACGGTGCAAAATTCTTGATTGGGGTGCTTTTTATCTTGATAAAACTTTTCTAAAAATATGGCAACAAACCAAATTTCTTGTCAAGCAGAGGAACTCTGCTCTAAAACAAAACTATCCTCATACTTACATAGTCAGTATAGATAAAAAACTTAATGAATTTGGCAATATCCTTGACCTAAAAAGGCAAACTTACTTTACAAAACTAAAGCCTAAAATCTACGAAATACTTGCTAAGTTTAATTCGGACCTACAATTAAATATAGAATATTACCGCGGTTGGAATAGTGATAAAAGCCTAACAGAGGTTCTAACAGAATCGTACAACTATGACAACAAATATAAAATAACTAACCATGGACCACATAAAGCTGATATCGTTTTAACCATAAACAACAAACCCATACAAGATATATTCTCAAGGGGCCAGCAAAAACTAGTTATTTGTGCTATCAAGTTAGCCCAAGGAGAACTCCATAACCTTGAAAATGAAAATAAATGTATCTATTTAATAGACGATATAACTTCCGAACTAGACAATAATCACACTCAAACGTTATTTGATTATCTAAAGAAATTAAGTTCTCAAGTTTTTATAACTACTACTGAAGAAAATAAAATTATAGATTTTATAGAACAAGATAGCCATATTATAATTATCAAAGACTCTTGA
- a CDS encoding TatD family hydrolase, whose protein sequence is MFIDSHCHLDFAVFDKNRQNLITECGKLGIKSFINPATKSSCWDKLLTIRKHFANVYVCFGLHPAFIDLHQNYDIKKLEEYTQSTKTKLIGEIGLDKRVQNFDKQLDFFKSQINVAKNLNKKVIIHSVKSHNEIIKIIKDTNFNNGGIIHAFNTNTDIAKTYIDLGFKLGIGGIISHPYSKLKQTLKSIDSKNIVLETDSPDMQLYAERQITNTPKNIPRIFELVSNVYELNPAILKQQIYNTSLEFI, encoded by the coding sequence ATGTTTATCGACTCTCATTGCCACTTAGATTTTGCTGTTTTTGATAAGAACCGACAAAATTTGATTACTGAGTGTGGTAAACTTGGAATTAAAAGCTTCATAAATCCAGCAACTAAAAGCTCGTGTTGGGATAAATTATTAACTATACGCAAACATTTTGCTAACGTTTATGTATGTTTTGGTTTACACCCTGCTTTTATAGACTTACATCAAAATTATGATATTAAAAAATTAGAAGAATATACCCAAAGTACTAAAACAAAACTTATTGGTGAGATTGGGCTAGATAAACGGGTACAAAATTTTGATAAGCAACTTGATTTTTTTAAAAGTCAAATTAATGTTGCAAAAAATCTCAACAAAAAAGTTATTATTCACTCTGTTAAATCTCATAATGAAATTATAAAGATTATAAAAGACACTAACTTTAACAATGGTGGTATAATTCATGCTTTTAATACTAATACTGATATAGCAAAAACATATATTGACCTTGGCTTTAAGCTAGGCATAGGTGGTATTATTTCACACCCATATTCAAAGTTAAAGCAAACCTTAAAAAGTATAGACTCAAAAAATATAGTTTTAGAAACAGATTCCCCAGATATGCAACTTTACGCAGAACGCCAAATTACTAATACACCCAAAAACATACCTAGAATTTTTGAGCTTGTAAGTAATGTTTATGAACTAAACCCTGCTATACTAAAACAACAAATTTATAATACTAGTCTAGAGTTTATCTAA
- the glyS gene encoding glycine--tRNA ligase subunit beta produces MSNIKKNFLFELGTEELPPKALKSLAQSLLVSVENQLNDAEVGFGHTKWIASPRRLAFIINDLAESQNDVIVEKQGPLVSIAYKGNQPTQVGLGFAKSCGVEFDQLQKVSTTKGEKLFYKNTEKGQKTITLIQEIITKALKQLPIPKMMRWGDSDIEFVRPVHWVLALYGDDIVDIEILSHKAANITYGHRFHNPSAITITSIASYVDALEDAMVIVEWDQRKQMIIEQAQNLAKQHGYKVVLDSDLVDEVCAIVEYPNAMLCGFNKDFLRVPQEALISSMQEHQKCFALLDNQNKLVANFITISNIKSTKPELVTAGNQKVMNARLADAAFFYDVDLKRPLDVLLPRLEGVTFHNKLGNMYQKAQRIAKISQGLAKLNGIDTQAAYRAGLLAKADLISDMVFEFTDLQGIIGKYYAKAHGELEIVADAIEQQYWPKYSGAELPQTALASCVALAEKLDTLVGIFGINQKPTGNKDPFALRRSAIGILRILRDTDLDMPLGKVIDLALASYKDVNDLYLNPTTKEEVMSFCLDRLKNLYKEEGVSVDVFEAINITKYQSIKDFDARVKAVIRFRDSQQSQNLIASNKRVANILIKNTQDDFLNYNINLTKAINNNYELELANQITKLANKIPELVSKREYSEALDLLATLGVAINEFFDNVMVMDENLEIRANRIALLSKLHLLFTSVADISRLQ; encoded by the coding sequence ATGAGTAATATTAAAAAAAATTTCTTATTTGAATTAGGTACAGAAGAGTTGCCACCAAAAGCTTTAAAAAGTTTAGCTCAATCATTATTAGTAAGTGTTGAAAATCAGCTAAATGATGCAGAAGTTGGATTTGGTCATACTAAATGGATTGCATCACCTCGACGCTTAGCATTTATAATAAATGATTTAGCAGAATCACAAAATGATGTAATAGTTGAAAAACAAGGTCCTTTAGTAAGTATTGCATATAAAGGTAATCAGCCAACACAAGTTGGATTAGGGTTTGCAAAATCTTGTGGAGTTGAGTTTGATCAGTTACAAAAAGTGAGTACTACTAAGGGAGAAAAGCTCTTTTATAAAAATACAGAAAAAGGACAAAAGACTATAACTTTAATACAAGAAATTATAACAAAAGCTTTAAAGCAATTACCGATTCCAAAGATGATGCGGTGGGGAGACTCTGATATTGAGTTTGTAAGACCTGTACATTGGGTTTTAGCTTTATATGGTGATGATATTGTAGATATAGAAATTCTGAGTCATAAGGCTGCTAATATTACATATGGTCATAGATTTCATAATCCATCTGCTATCACAATAACGTCAATAGCTAGTTATGTAGATGCCTTAGAAGATGCTATGGTTATAGTAGAGTGGGATCAGCGTAAACAAATGATTATAGAGCAAGCCCAAAACCTAGCAAAACAGCATGGCTATAAAGTTGTTCTTGATAGTGATCTCGTTGATGAAGTCTGTGCTATAGTAGAATATCCAAATGCTATGCTATGTGGTTTTAATAAAGACTTTTTAAGGGTGCCACAAGAAGCATTGATTTCATCGATGCAAGAGCATCAAAAATGCTTTGCACTTCTAGATAATCAAAATAAATTAGTTGCTAACTTTATTACAATTTCAAATATTAAAAGCACTAAGCCAGAACTTGTAACTGCTGGTAACCAAAAAGTTATGAATGCTAGACTTGCGGATGCAGCATTTTTTTATGATGTAGATCTTAAACGTCCTTTAGATGTTTTATTACCTAGATTAGAAGGAGTTACTTTTCATAATAAGCTGGGTAATATGTACCAAAAAGCTCAGAGAATAGCAAAAATTTCTCAAGGGTTAGCTAAGCTTAATGGAATAGATACACAAGCTGCATATAGAGCTGGTTTGCTTGCTAAAGCAGATTTAATTTCTGACATGGTTTTTGAGTTTACTGATTTGCAAGGTATTATTGGTAAATATTACGCTAAGGCACATGGCGAGTTGGAGATTGTAGCTGACGCTATAGAGCAACAGTATTGGCCAAAATATTCTGGTGCAGAGCTGCCTCAGACAGCTCTAGCAAGCTGTGTAGCTTTAGCAGAAAAACTAGATACTTTAGTGGGTATCTTTGGTATTAACCAAAAACCAACTGGTAATAAAGATCCTTTTGCATTACGTAGATCTGCAATAGGTATATTGCGTATTTTACGCGATACAGATTTAGATATGCCTTTGGGTAAAGTTATAGATCTTGCTTTGGCTAGCTATAAAGATGTGAATGATTTGTATTTAAATCCTACTACTAAAGAAGAAGTAATGTCCTTTTGTTTAGACAGATTAAAAAATCTTTATAAAGAAGAAGGTGTATCAGTAGATGTTTTTGAAGCGATTAACATTACTAAATATCAGTCGATAAAAGATTTTGATGCTCGTGTTAAGGCTGTTATAAGATTTAGAGATTCTCAACAATCACAAAACTTAATTGCTTCAAATAAACGAGTTGCAAATATACTAATCAAAAATACTCAAGATGATTTTTTAAATTATAATATAAATTTAACCAAGGCTATAAACAATAATTACGAGTTAGAATTGGCCAATCAAATAACTAAACTAGCTAACAAAATACCAGAATTGGTGTCTAAAAGAGAGTATTCAGAAGCATTAGATTTGTTAGCAACTCTAGGTGTGGCAATTAATGAGTTTTTTGATAATGTAATGGTGATGGATGAAAACCTAGAGATCAGAGCTAATCGAATAGCTCTACTAAGTAAGCTACATCTACTATTTACAAGTGTTGCGGATATTTCTAGGTTACAGTAA